A single genomic interval of Zingiber officinale cultivar Zhangliang chromosome 4A, Zo_v1.1, whole genome shotgun sequence harbors:
- the LOC121972782 gene encoding uncharacterized protein LOC121972782, translating into MNKKGQFEGDDLKMAIEKIDDYVQQKREGKLHLEEANTDILSKALSSEEHSGRVRGVGGYVTPTFYFNVGSIVQKHLVDEQFILQQKELMEAKILISQQNARISNQDERIQKLEAMFRKGACDLDTDEKGSCSVKLHPMSDENIKIEKCVPNIETLDDDDMQILNNDDFFQGKPVALTLGSKSNIVAYGTIVHVNAVGKLLHGVPLPINCMRVSIDKTVDELAQLPCPIPNQCDTIGDAIGTHVGWPANSVVMQDENPQRKRSVVQRNNSIISSSVPRSLHLLYCNCNRALNDETNISMICEEGFFDDQYEILVHLEDIIPFYHLDPITANCIVIYMWHLYKKLKTYNNVHKIRFVNPHIIPYVACVTRLDKNSKFEQLNERASVLADKLSQASRNQLVLVPHNVGYHWILTVIDPYKETVYLLDSLSHRIRDEDWKYVVDMSIRLFNSNKAKKGKKHVTWEVVKGPRQPDAKQCGFYVMRYMRDIIEELATIERDSLRSIFIKPQYSREEIDEVRSEWAECIQDYIYD; encoded by the exons ATGAATAAGAAGGGGCAATTTGAAGGCGATGATTTGAAAATGGCAATAGAAAAGATT gatgattatgTGCAACAAAAACGGGAGGGTAAGTTGCACTTAGAAGAGGCAAACACGGATATCCTTTCAAAAGCACTTTCATCTGAGGAGCATTCTGGGCGTGTGAGGGGTGTTGGAGGATATGTCACTCCAACATTCTATTTTAATGTTGGCAGCATAGTGCAGAAACACCTTGTTGATGAGCAGTTTATCCTTCAACAAAAAGAGTTGATGGAGGCAAAGATATTAATCTCACAACAAAATGCACGCATATCAAATCAAGATGAACGCATACAGAAACTTGAAGCAATGTTCAGAAAGGGTGCATGCGACTTAGATACGGATGAAAAAGGTAGTTGCTCAGTAAAGTTGCATCCCATGAGTGACgaaaatatcaaaattgaaaagtGTGTCCCAAATATTGAAACTTTGGATGATGATGACATGCAAATTTTGAACAATGATGATTTCTTCCAG GGTAAACCGGTTGCATTGACATTGGGTTCTAAGAGCAATATTGTTGCCTATGGTACAATTGTTCATGTCAATGCGGTTGGTAAATTACTTCATGGTGTTCCATTACCTATTAATTGTATGCGTGTCTCCATTGATAAGACTGTGGATGAATTAGCACAATTGCCATGTCCAATTCCAAATCAATGTGATACAATTGGTGATGCTATTGGAACACATGTGGGATGGCCGGCTAACTCGGTAGTTATGCAAGATGAG AATCCTCAAAGGAAAAGAAGTGTTGTCCAAAGAAATAACTCAATTATTTCATCAAGTGTGCCAAGGTCATTGCATCTACTGTATTGTAATTGTAACCGTGCTCTAAATGATGAAACAAATATATCAATGATTTGTGAGGAGGGTTTCTTTGACGATCAATATGAAATCCTTGTGCACCTTGAAGATATCATTCCTTTTTATCATTTGGATCCCATAACTGCAAATTGTATAGTAATTTACATGTG GCATCTTTATAAAAAGCTGAAAACATATAACAATGTCCACAAAATCAGATTTGTTAATCCACACATTATCCCATATGTGGCATGTGTGACTCGACTGGACAAAAACAGCAAATTCGAGCAGTTGAATGAAAGAGCTAGTGTTTTGGCAGATAAGCTGAGTCAAGCATCAAGAAATCAACTTGTTTTGGTGCCACATAATGTTGG TTATCATTGGATTCTCACTGTCATTGATCCATATAAGGAGACAGTTTATTTGTTGGATTCGCTTAGTCATCGCATTCGTGACGAGGATTGGAAATACGTAGTAGATAT GAgcataagattgtttaattcaaacaaggcaaaaaaagggaaaaaacatGTTACATGGGAAGTAGTAAAG GGCCCTCGCCAACCAGATGCGAAACAGTGTGGTTTTTATGTGATGAGATATATGAGAGATATTATTGAAGAATTGGCAACTATCGAGAGAGATTCACTTCGATCAATA TTCATCAAACCCCAGTACtctagagaagaaattgatgaagtgcgttcCGAGTGGGCAGAATGCatacaagactatatttatgactAG
- the LOC121973667 gene encoding wall-associated receptor kinase 3-like — translation MMMTKKYVICMFCLFLLLLAISSAESTCTRRCGDVDILFPFGIEQGCFLPGFHVVCNSSSKLYSGDIQLLNINPNKSQATILQKIKPDCSRKNNNSNEVLTTSTEMDLTGSPFSFSSERNIFAAFGCNVVAFFNTSTAIPSSDIQDGFSCASLCDDVDSVDLKDTCSGADGCCLINSLPDEMQQFTSYFILDFAGFNVLSSQNSCRHSFIVDRESFNLSSSDGQGQVPVAVDWTIANVSCDEAKLNPTTYACRSLNSYCHRSSHGYDCHCDYYYEGNPYIEDGCSVGTCHMPGCYGVCPENKTCRCPPGKSGNPYRPNGCNAKDTRMRNILMIISASAGGSVLIGVAIIAMWRIIKKRNLQNRKKKFYSKNLDLLKKEQSSLDEIVTERMKIYELDELEKATNYFDKTRVVGGGGHGKVYKGILSDQRIVAIKKPKITNECELGQFINEVFILSQTNHRNVVKFMGCCLETEVPLLVFEFISGGTLSDHLLNHEQFSPLSFEERLRIAYEVARALSYIHSEASITIFHRDVKSSNILLDERNTAKLADFGASRAVTCDTNSVTTIVQGTYGYLDPEYHQTGRLTDKSDVYSFGVILAELLTGTTAIPYQINNEVRHLVMDFIASLKDNSLPEILDPLVLEEAKEEILGKFSRLIERCLKLNGTERPTMKEVEEELEAMRAKKPKANPNGPGVTASCLDLGVNSLGGTSSFLYTCLDLEANSLEETALIDSSM, via the exons ATGATGATGACGAAGAAGTATGTAATTTGCATGTTTTGTCTGTTTCTTTTGCTCTTAGCAATTAGTAGTGCAGAGTCGACCTGCACCAGGCGTTGCGGCGACGTCGACATCCTCTTCCCCTTCGGCATCGAGCAGGGCTGCTTCCTTCCCGGCTTCCACGTCGTCTGCAACTCCTCCTCCAAACTCTACTCCGGCGACATCCAACTCCTCAACATCAATCCCAACAAGTCCCAAGCCACAATACTCCAGAAAATCAAGCCCGACTGCTCCCGTAAGAACAACAACTCCAATGAAGTCCTTACAACTTCGACGGAGATGGACCTCACCGGCTCGCCCTTCAGCTTCTCCAGTGAGCGCAACATCTTCGCCGCCTTTGGCTGCAACGTCGTCGCCTTCTTCAACACGTCGACCGCCATCCCTTCCTCCGACATTCAAGATGGATTTTCCTGCGCCAGTCTCTGCGACGACGTTGACTCCGTCGACCTTAAAGATACTTGCTCTGGCGCCGACGGATGCTGCCTGATCAACTCCTTACCCGATGAAATGCAGCAATTCACTTCCTACTTCATCCTCGACTTCGCCGGATTTAACGTCCTCTCGTCACAAAATTCGTGCCGCCACTCGTTCATTGTGGATCGGGAATCTTTCAACTTGTCGTCGTCGGACGGCCAAGGACAGGTTCCGGTCGCCGTCGACTGGACCATCGCCAATGTGTCATGCGACGAAGCTAAGCTCAATCCCACAACCTATGCGTGTCGGAGTCTCAACAGCTACTGTCACCGATCCTCCCACGGATACGACTGCCACTGCGATTATTATTACGAAGGCAATCCTTACATAGAAGACGGATGTTCGG TTGGTACATGTCATATGCCCGGCTGTTATGGGGTGTGTCCTGAGAACAAAACTTGTAGATGCCCCCCAGGCAAGAGTGGGAATCCATATCGACCCAACGGATGCAATGCAAAAGACACCAGGATGA GAAACATTCTTATGATTATTAGTGCAAGTGCCGGAGGCAGTGTGCTTATTGGGGTTGCTATTATAGCGATGTGGagaattattaaaaaaagaaatcttcaaaacagaaagaagaaattctatagtaaaaatttagatttGCTAAAAAAAGAACAATCTTCTCTGGATGAAATTGTTACTGAAAGGATGAAGATCTACGAGCTTGATGAATTGGAAAAAGCTACCAATTATTTTGATAAAACTCGAGTTGTTGGGGGCGGAGGTCATGGAAAAGTGTACAAAGGAATTTTATCAGATCAACGTATCGTGGCCATCAAAAAGCCCAAGATAACAAATGAATGTGAGCTTGGACAATTCATTAATGAGGTCTTCATTCTTTCTCAAACCAACCATAGAAATGTGGTTAAGTTCATGGGGTGTTGCTTAGAAACTGAAGTCCCTTTGCTTGTATTTGAGTTCATATCAGGTGGAACACTCTCTGATCATCTTCTTAATCATGAGCAATTCTCGCCTTTATCATTTGAAGAACGTTTAAGGATTGCCTACGAAGTTGCTAGAGCATTATCCTATATACACTCAGAAGCTTCCATAACAATTTTCCATAGAGATGTTAAATCATCTAACATTCTACTTGATGAAAGAAATACTGCAAAATTAGCAGATTTTGGTGCTTCAAGGGCTGTCACTTGCGATACAAATTCAGTAACTACTATTGTTCAAGGAACTTATGGATACTTAGATCCCGAGTACCATCAAACAGGAAGATTAACTGACAAGAGTGATGTCTATAGCTTTGGAGTTATTCTTGCAGAACTTTTGACTGGGACAACGGCAATTCCTTACCAAATAAATAATGAGGTGAGACACCTAGTTATGGACTTCATTGCTTCATTGAAGGATAATTCACTTCCTGAGATCCTCGATCCTCTAGTTTTAGAGGAAGCAAAAGAAGAAATTCTTGGAAAATTTTCAAGGCTCATAGAGAGGTGCCTCAAACTGAATGGGACTGAACGACCAACAATGAAGGAAGTGGAGGAGGAACTCGAAGCTATGAGAGCAAAGAAACCAAAAGCTAATCCTAATGGCCCCGGAGTAACTGCATCTTGCTTAGATCTCGGTGTTAATAGCCTTGGAGGAACTTCATCTTTTTTATATACTTGCTTGGATCTTGAAGCTAATAGTCTTGAAGAAACTGCATTAATTGATAGTTCCATGTAG